One window of Paenibacillus sp. FSL K6-3182 genomic DNA carries:
- a CDS encoding VTT domain-containing protein has translation MFQAVVDFLKDFGPLGLFIHSFLDAVIFPIPAFFLQVSLSILNPSTALWLATVGYIACLLGTPVGYYLGKIMGKSVLYKFLKKEWIDAATDKFQKNGEAAILIGSFTPIPFKVFTILSGCLNFPLWRLIGYAAIGRGLKFYIVGSLFYFYGRAAESMVKDVSLYIFLGAVPILIVYLLLRKRRNKKKALEDKEAEAVQNEQIKHNDNAKIQIDS, from the coding sequence ATGTTTCAAGCCGTAGTCGATTTTTTAAAGGATTTCGGTCCACTCGGATTGTTTATTCATTCGTTTCTAGACGCAGTTATATTTCCCATTCCTGCTTTTTTTCTTCAAGTTTCATTAAGCATACTTAATCCATCTACAGCATTATGGCTGGCCACTGTGGGCTATATCGCCTGCCTCCTAGGTACACCTGTCGGGTATTATTTGGGAAAGATTATGGGCAAATCCGTTCTATATAAATTTCTAAAAAAAGAATGGATCGATGCCGCTACGGATAAGTTTCAGAAAAATGGCGAAGCAGCCATTCTTATCGGCTCTTTCACACCTATTCCATTCAAAGTATTTACAATATTGTCTGGTTGCTTAAATTTCCCTCTTTGGAGATTAATCGGTTACGCAGCAATTGGCCGGGGCTTAAAGTTCTATATTGTTGGATCATTATTTTATTTCTACGGACGCGCTGCGGAAAGCATGGTTAAGGATGTTTCCTTGTATATTTTTTTAGGAGCCGTGCCTATTCTCATTGTTTATCTTTTACTTCGCAAGAGACGTAACAAGAAGAAAGCGCTCGAGGACAAAGAAGCTGAAGCAGTCCAGAACGAACAAATTAAACATAACGATAATGCAAAAATTCAAATAGATTCATAA
- a CDS encoding iron ABC transporter permease, giving the protein MSTLLHTRAQKIIGLITGLLLFAAGIVCSIAFGVTNISWRTILASFTAFDGSQEQLIIQTARVPRAFIAAAVGASLAVAGSLMQGITRNQLASPSIFGVNSGAAFFIVIGSAFFGASGMTTFATLAFVGAAFTVTLVYSLGSIGNDGLTPLKVTLAGAAMTAFFSSLTLGVLLTSGQTFDQVLYWFVGSVSGRDMNIFTAAAPYMGIALIAAIVLARHMNVLALGEDVAVGLGQKTVYIKLAAGIIIVLLAGGSVSMAGPIAFVGIIIPHLMRYLVGIDYRWVIPYCAVFGGILLLAADIGSRYISFPKEVPVGIMTAIIGVPFFVFIARRGGQS; this is encoded by the coding sequence ATGAGTACATTATTACATACACGAGCCCAGAAAATAATAGGGCTGATAACCGGCTTGCTCCTCTTTGCTGCTGGTATCGTTTGCAGCATCGCTTTTGGAGTAACGAATATTAGCTGGCGCACGATTTTAGCTTCATTTACCGCATTTGATGGCTCTCAGGAGCAGCTCATCATTCAAACGGCTAGAGTGCCGCGCGCGTTTATCGCAGCCGCAGTCGGAGCGAGTCTAGCTGTAGCTGGCTCACTCATGCAGGGAATTACCCGCAATCAGCTTGCTTCTCCGAGCATATTTGGCGTGAATTCAGGAGCCGCTTTCTTCATCGTCATCGGCTCTGCCTTTTTCGGAGCTAGCGGCATGACGACTTTTGCAACGCTAGCGTTTGTAGGAGCAGCCTTTACAGTGACTCTCGTTTACTCGCTTGGCTCGATCGGCAACGATGGTTTGACACCGCTGAAGGTTACGCTTGCCGGCGCTGCTATGACTGCTTTCTTCTCTTCGCTCACGCTGGGAGTATTGCTTACAAGCGGCCAAACATTTGATCAGGTGCTTTATTGGTTTGTCGGATCCGTCTCAGGACGCGACATGAACATCTTTACAGCCGCTGCTCCATATATGGGTATTGCCCTGATAGCGGCCATCGTGCTTGCAAGACATATGAACGTGCTGGCGCTTGGAGAAGACGTCGCTGTAGGATTAGGCCAAAAAACCGTCTATATTAAATTAGCAGCTGGAATTATTATCGTTCTGCTCGCAGGCGGCTCGGTCTCTATGGCTGGTCCTATTGCTTTCGTTGGCATTATTATTCCTCATCTAATGCGTTATTTAGTTGGCATTGACTACCGCTGGGTTATTCCATACTGCGCGGTGTTTGGCGGCATATTGCTGCTTGCTGCTGATATCGGATCAAGATATATTTCATTTCCGAAGGAAGTGCCCGTCGGCATTATGACTGCAATTATTGGTGTTCCTTTCTTCGTGTTTATCGCTAGAAGAGGAGGCCAATCCTAA
- a CDS encoding SH3 domain-containing C40 family peptidase, with the protein MQHSMKKRMATATLTAALLFSSLSVPAALAAQTTQAAEVQSSVNMRTSPSTSASIIRSLKKGEQITVMEKVNSYWYKVADSSGKQGYISTSSQYIELQTSVPAQDGNAVALSSVSFRKAASTSGERIRYLKKGEQVTIVEKTNSYWYEVKDGSGVRGYVSTDSSYLKVTGTIPGGNTGGNTGGNGGGTVTNPDVSKDKQVEKIIAAGMKYLGTPYEYSSDRNTTTTFDCSDFVRQAFLDGVSLKLPADSRQQGQYVKDKGSITTNWKQLKRGDIVFFMSYKGTKASAYNGIDKSKATITHDGIYLGDGKVLHTYSKEGGGVTVSSIEGTHWEYRILFGGSAL; encoded by the coding sequence TTGCAACACAGCATGAAAAAAAGGATGGCAACAGCAACGTTAACGGCAGCATTATTGTTTAGTTCACTTTCAGTTCCAGCAGCGCTGGCGGCTCAGACAACACAAGCAGCAGAGGTACAATCGAGCGTAAATATGCGCACATCACCTTCGACATCAGCATCCATTATTCGCAGTTTAAAGAAAGGCGAACAAATTACGGTGATGGAGAAGGTTAATTCATATTGGTATAAAGTAGCAGATTCTTCGGGTAAGCAAGGTTACATATCAACCTCATCACAGTATATTGAGCTTCAAACCTCGGTTCCTGCACAAGACGGCAATGCAGTCGCTCTATCTTCTGTTTCTTTCCGAAAGGCGGCATCGACATCGGGTGAACGCATTCGATATTTGAAGAAAGGTGAGCAGGTAACTATCGTAGAAAAGACAAACAGCTATTGGTATGAAGTGAAGGATGGCAGCGGTGTTCGCGGCTATGTAAGCACAGATTCTTCCTACTTGAAAGTAACTGGGACTATTCCTGGTGGGAATACGGGGGGGAACACGGGCGGCAATGGCGGCGGAACAGTTACGAATCCTGATGTATCAAAAGATAAGCAGGTTGAGAAAATCATAGCTGCAGGGATGAAGTATTTAGGCACCCCTTATGAATACAGTTCTGATCGCAACACGACGACAACTTTTGATTGCTCCGATTTCGTGAGACAAGCCTTTCTTGATGGCGTCTCTCTGAAGCTCCCGGCTGACTCTCGTCAGCAAGGTCAGTACGTAAAGGATAAAGGTTCGATTACGACCAACTGGAAGCAGTTGAAACGCGGTGATATCGTATTCTTTATGTCCTATAAAGGAACGAAGGCATCAGCCTATAATGGAATTGATAAATCTAAAGCTACGATTACTCATGACGGGATTTATTTGGGAGACGGCAAAGTATTGCATACGTATTCGAAAGAGGGGGGCGGCGTTACCGTCAGCAGTATTGAAGGTACACATTGGGAGTATCGTATTCTGTTCGGTGGAAGCGCGTTGTAA
- a CDS encoding iron ABC transporter permease, giving the protein MNKWITLRGRKHSFQLDRRTLMVIVMLLIANLAAVVICVGLGSKTINPIDVLLTFVGQGDSSDAMIIFSLRLPRVLIAVMVGSALAVSGALLQGIVRNPLTSPDIIGITGGASLGTVIFILYFSHISIRFMPISAVIGAFAASFLIYLFAYRKGITPLRLVLIGIGMATALTAVTYMLILTSSFTPTAVAVKAFTFMTGSIYGVSWDRDFWTLLPWLVVLFPIALIYARHLNVQELGDEVAASVGSSVQMKRTILLIISVALAGVAVAIGGAINFIGLMAPHIARKLVGPSYGGVIPVSALIGSLVLLLSDLIARTAFLPLDIPAGVFTAAIGAPFFIYLLYRHRNRS; this is encoded by the coding sequence ATGAATAAATGGATCACACTCAGGGGCCGCAAACACTCCTTTCAACTTGACCGCCGAACGTTAATGGTGATCGTTATGCTTCTAATTGCCAATTTAGCAGCAGTCGTCATTTGTGTTGGGCTTGGCAGCAAAACCATTAATCCTATCGATGTCTTACTTACTTTTGTGGGACAAGGTGATTCGTCTGATGCGATGATTATTTTTTCACTTCGTCTGCCACGCGTGTTGATTGCTGTAATGGTAGGCTCAGCACTCGCTGTTTCAGGGGCGCTGCTGCAAGGTATTGTGCGCAATCCTTTGACATCTCCCGACATTATCGGCATTACGGGCGGAGCCTCTCTTGGCACCGTTATATTCATTTTGTATTTTTCGCATATAAGCATCCGGTTCATGCCGATCAGTGCTGTTATTGGAGCTTTTGCCGCTTCGTTCCTTATTTATTTATTTGCTTACCGAAAAGGAATCACGCCGCTCAGGCTCGTCCTAATTGGTATCGGAATGGCTACCGCACTAACTGCGGTTACCTACATGCTTATCCTTACGTCATCCTTCACGCCTACTGCGGTAGCCGTCAAAGCCTTTACTTTTATGACTGGCAGCATCTACGGCGTATCATGGGACAGAGACTTTTGGACTTTGCTTCCTTGGCTTGTCGTTTTGTTTCCAATTGCGCTTATCTACGCTCGGCATCTTAATGTCCAAGAGCTTGGCGATGAGGTTGCTGCAAGCGTAGGCAGCTCCGTCCAAATGAAAAGAACGATTCTGCTCATCATCAGCGTTGCGCTCGCAGGTGTTGCGGTTGCTATAGGTGGTGCCATTAATTTCATCGGGCTTATGGCGCCACATATTGCCCGGAAGCTTGTTGGCCCGTCTTATGGAGGCGTAATACCTGTGTCCGCTTTAATAGGGTCGCTCGTATTGCTGCTCTCTGACCTTATCGCAAGAACTGCGTTCCTTCCGCTAGATATTCCAGCAGGTGTCTTCACTGCAGCGATAGGCGCACCGTTCTTTATCTATTTATTATATCGCCATCGCAACCGATCATAA
- a CDS encoding iron-siderophore ABC transporter substrate-binding protein gives MSYALKKKFTWTASALLLALAVIVSGCGQSGSKNNEGNSSATEGTNASKKEDMRVITHAMGETKIEGNPTRIVVLSNEGTEALLALGIKPVGAVKSWTGDPWYDHIKADMEGVTVVGEESQPNIELIASLKPDLIIGNKLRQEKVYDQLKAIAPTVFSETLRGAWQSNFMLYADAIGKKADGEKIIADYDNRAADFKSKAGDKLNQKVSVVRFMAGKTRIYLEDTFTGIAFSKLGITRPDNQKYKDTFVEEITKERLPEVDADMLFYFTYETGDGKGTKMEEEMLKDPLWQSLQVVKNNKAIRVSDAIWNTAGGVIAANLMLDEIYKIYEIN, from the coding sequence ATGTCTTATGCATTAAAGAAGAAATTTACTTGGACAGCATCCGCCCTATTGCTTGCACTAGCCGTAATTGTTTCGGGATGCGGACAATCCGGTTCAAAAAATAACGAAGGCAATTCATCGGCGACAGAAGGAACGAACGCGTCGAAGAAAGAAGACATGAGAGTAATTACGCATGCTATGGGCGAGACCAAAATAGAAGGTAATCCAACTCGTATCGTCGTATTATCTAACGAAGGAACAGAAGCGTTGCTGGCACTTGGCATTAAACCGGTAGGCGCGGTGAAATCTTGGACAGGCGACCCATGGTATGACCACATCAAAGCGGATATGGAAGGTGTTACCGTTGTAGGTGAAGAGAGTCAGCCTAACATCGAGCTGATTGCAAGCCTAAAACCTGATCTTATTATTGGTAATAAATTGCGCCAAGAGAAAGTTTATGATCAGCTTAAGGCTATTGCACCTACTGTGTTTTCTGAAACGCTTCGTGGTGCTTGGCAGTCTAATTTCATGCTATATGCTGATGCGATCGGCAAGAAAGCTGATGGCGAAAAAATCATTGCCGACTATGACAACCGTGCAGCAGACTTTAAAAGTAAAGCTGGCGACAAGCTCAACCAGAAGGTGTCAGTCGTTCGGTTTATGGCGGGAAAAACGCGCATTTACTTAGAGGATACTTTTACAGGGATTGCATTCTCGAAGCTTGGAATTACACGTCCAGACAATCAAAAATATAAAGATACATTCGTTGAGGAAATTACGAAAGAACGTTTGCCGGAAGTAGATGCTGACATGTTGTTCTACTTCACTTATGAAACAGGTGATGGCAAAGGAACGAAGATGGAAGAAGAGATGTTGAAGGATCCATTGTGGCAAAGCCTTCAAGTTGTAAAAAATAATAAAGCGATTAGAGTGAGCGATGCGATCTGGAATACAGCCGGCGGCGTCATTGCAGCTAATCTAATGCTTGATGAAATTTATAAGATTTATGAAATTAACTAA
- a CDS encoding ABC transporter ATP-binding protein, which yields MSSIQAKNLTLSYGQKAIFNNLDLLIPPGKITVFIGSNGCGKSTLLRSLARLLKPQEGSILIDGHEIAKLSSKEIARRLAILPQGPIAPEGLTVHQLVKQGRYPYQSWLQQWSHEDEKMVKKALEVTHMDELSSRSLDSLSGGQRQRAWIAMTLAQNTPTILLDEPTTYLDMAHQIEILDLLFDLNEQENRTIVMVLHDINLACRYADHIVAVKDGQIHAQGKPEAIMNEQLIRTVFDMECQITADPIFGTPLCIPYGKGRKLPLKQESVR from the coding sequence GTGTCCTCCATTCAAGCGAAAAATCTTACGTTATCCTACGGACAAAAAGCGATTTTCAATAATCTTGATTTGCTGATCCCTCCCGGCAAGATCACAGTATTCATTGGCAGCAACGGCTGCGGCAAGTCAACGCTGCTCCGTTCCCTTGCCCGCCTTTTAAAGCCGCAAGAAGGCTCTATTCTAATTGATGGCCATGAGATTGCCAAACTCTCAAGCAAGGAAATCGCAAGGCGCCTAGCGATCTTGCCTCAAGGTCCAATCGCACCGGAAGGCTTAACCGTCCATCAGCTCGTCAAGCAAGGTCGTTATCCTTATCAAAGCTGGCTGCAGCAATGGTCGCATGAAGACGAGAAGATGGTCAAAAAGGCGCTTGAAGTGACGCATATGGACGAGCTGTCCTCGCGCTCACTGGACTCGCTATCCGGCGGTCAACGTCAACGTGCCTGGATAGCAATGACGCTAGCCCAAAACACGCCGACTATTTTGCTAGATGAGCCGACAACCTATTTGGATATGGCCCATCAGATCGAAATTCTTGATTTGCTTTTTGATTTAAACGAGCAGGAGAATCGTACGATTGTGATGGTGCTGCATGACATTAACCTAGCTTGCCGTTATGCTGACCATATTGTAGCTGTGAAAGACGGCCAAATACATGCGCAGGGCAAACCGGAAGCCATTATGAACGAACAGCTTATACGCACCGTGTTTGATATGGAATGCCAAATCACAGCAGACCCCATATTTGGCACTCCCCTTTGCATCCCTTACGGGAAAGGCCGCAAGCTGCCATTAAAGCAAGAAAGCGTACGTTAA
- a CDS encoding cation diffusion facilitator family transporter has translation MNQYDEIKQGEKGAWVSIGAYLGLSAIKLGAGYWFVSGALVADGYNNLTDIVASVAVLIGLRISQKPPDKDHPYGHFRAETIAALIASFIMATVGIQVLISAVKSLFAANHHIPNLMTAWIALFAAACMGGVYIYNRRLALRINNQALLAAAKDNLSDALVSIGAAIGIIGSQFGLPWLDPVAAIAVGIIICKTAWEIFYSSTHALTDGFDENELSSLSSTIAKTKGVKSIKDIKARVHGSHVLVDVIVQVDPELTLIESHQISDEIERRMSRKHNIMSIHVHVEPDELIENTGANKPENH, from the coding sequence CTGAATCAGTATGATGAGATTAAACAGGGCGAGAAGGGTGCTTGGGTCAGTATAGGCGCCTATTTGGGATTATCCGCCATCAAACTCGGAGCAGGCTACTGGTTCGTATCTGGAGCACTCGTTGCAGACGGCTATAACAACCTTACGGATATTGTTGCGTCAGTAGCCGTACTGATTGGATTGCGAATTTCACAGAAGCCGCCGGATAAGGATCATCCATACGGACATTTTCGAGCGGAGACCATTGCAGCACTTATCGCTTCGTTCATTATGGCGACGGTGGGCATCCAAGTATTGATCAGTGCGGTAAAATCCTTGTTTGCTGCTAATCATCATATACCTAATCTAATGACAGCATGGATTGCTTTATTTGCTGCGGCATGTATGGGCGGGGTTTATATATATAATCGAAGGCTGGCCCTCCGAATTAACAATCAAGCTTTATTAGCGGCGGCTAAGGATAACTTGTCAGATGCTCTTGTGAGCATAGGGGCAGCTATCGGTATTATAGGATCACAATTTGGCTTGCCATGGCTTGATCCTGTAGCGGCAATAGCTGTAGGTATTATCATATGTAAAACGGCTTGGGAAATCTTTTATAGCTCCACGCATGCGCTTACGGACGGCTTTGATGAGAATGAGCTGTCCTCTCTAAGTTCAACAATTGCCAAAACGAAAGGCGTTAAATCGATTAAGGATATTAAAGCTAGAGTACATGGCAGTCATGTACTTGTCGATGTAATCGTTCAGGTTGATCCCGAGCTTACATTGATCGAAAGCCATCAAATAAGTGACGAAATCGAGCGTCGAATGAGCAGGAAGCATAACATAATGAGCATACATGTTCACGTTGAGCCCGATGAGCTAATCGAGAATACAGGGGCAAACAAGCCAGAAAATCATTAA